A stretch of the Thiomicrospira pelophila DSM 1534 genome encodes the following:
- the nagZ gene encoding beta-N-acetylhexosaminidase produces MLKVQGKAMSLGSVMIGISGLQLTAQERDWLLNPMVAGVILFSRNFESPEQLKSLCDEVHALRHPKLLIAVDHEGGRVQRFRQGFTRLPSMRVLGQLYQRSSEQALKKAHELGWLLATELLACGVDFSFAPVVDLDYGESHVIGDRAFSADPVITGKLALQVSLGMREAGMASVAKHFPGHGYVKADTHEEIAIDERHWPQIEQQDLQPFLSLMSHGLEAVMPAHVRYPNVDDLPVGFSHYWLQKILREECHFDGAIISDDLGMHAAVVYGSVVERVNLALQAGCDLVLVCNELDQIPDVLAQGVQRTCPLSHARLIRLHGRAQISFDRLHYEPLWQATAKNINHLSEQALQAALI; encoded by the coding sequence ATGTTGAAAGTTCAAGGTAAAGCCATGTCGCTAGGTAGTGTGATGATTGGCATTAGCGGTTTACAATTAACCGCTCAAGAAAGAGATTGGTTACTTAATCCAATGGTTGCTGGCGTTATTTTATTTAGCCGCAATTTTGAGTCTCCCGAGCAACTAAAATCCTTGTGCGATGAGGTGCACGCGTTGCGCCACCCTAAACTTCTGATTGCCGTTGATCATGAAGGCGGACGGGTTCAGCGTTTTCGTCAAGGATTTACGCGTTTGCCTTCTATGCGGGTTTTGGGTCAGCTCTACCAACGTTCTTCTGAACAAGCACTAAAAAAAGCGCATGAGCTGGGCTGGTTGTTAGCGACTGAGTTACTCGCTTGTGGCGTAGATTTCAGTTTTGCTCCAGTTGTTGACTTAGATTATGGTGAAAGCCATGTGATCGGCGATCGTGCTTTTTCGGCTGATCCGGTTATTACTGGAAAGTTGGCGCTGCAAGTCAGTTTAGGTATGCGTGAAGCGGGGATGGCCTCGGTAGCCAAGCACTTTCCCGGTCATGGTTATGTCAAAGCGGATACACATGAGGAAATTGCGATTGATGAGCGTCATTGGCCGCAAATAGAACAACAAGATCTACAACCTTTCTTGAGCTTGATGTCTCATGGTTTAGAGGCGGTTATGCCGGCTCATGTACGTTATCCTAATGTGGATGATTTGCCTGTTGGTTTCTCGCATTATTGGCTGCAAAAGATTTTACGTGAAGAGTGTCATTTTGATGGAGCGATCATTAGCGATGACCTGGGAATGCATGCGGCGGTTGTTTATGGGTCAGTGGTTGAACGCGTCAATCTGGCGTTACAAGCGGGTTGTGATTTGGTCTTGGTATGCAATGAGTTGGATCAAATACCAGATGTGTTAGCACAAGGCGTTCAACGTACCTGCCCGTTATCCCACGCGCGTTTAATTCGACTTCACGGGCGCGCTCAGATTTCGTTTGATCGTTTGCATTATGAACCTCTTTGGCAAGCCACAGCTAAAAATATTAATCATCTTAGTGAGCAGGCTTTACAGGCCGCTTTAATTTAG
- the dapE gene encoding succinyl-diaminopimelate desuccinylase has translation MSATIDLAQTLLRIDSVTPDDKGCQNLITDFLKPLGFNCEPMPFGDVSNLWARKGESGPLLVFAGHTDVVPTGPLDKWKHPPFSAEIDQGMLYARGAADMKSSIACFMIATERFINDHPHHKGSIGFLITSDEEGPAIDGTIKVIKTLEDRNEKIDYCLVGEPSSDIKLGDSIKNGRRGSLNAKLTIKGIQGHIAYPQLADNPIHKALPALAALTGIEWDQGNDYFPPTSLQISNVQSGTGATNVIPGEIEVMFNFRFSTEHTPESLKQGVVDCLAPFNLDYQLDWNLSGLPFVTPAEGQLIQATSDAIQKIMNYRPDLSTGGGTSDGRFIAPTGAQVIEFGPLNDTIHKVNECVSVKDLDLLTDIYYQIMINLLIPKA, from the coding sequence ATGAGCGCCACCATAGATCTAGCCCAAACCCTACTCCGCATTGACTCCGTTACACCTGACGATAAAGGATGTCAAAACTTAATTACCGACTTTCTTAAACCGCTCGGCTTTAACTGCGAACCCATGCCATTCGGTGATGTCAGCAATCTTTGGGCGCGCAAAGGTGAAAGTGGCCCATTGCTCGTATTTGCAGGCCATACAGATGTAGTGCCAACGGGACCACTTGATAAATGGAAACACCCGCCCTTTTCAGCTGAAATTGATCAGGGAATGCTATATGCACGCGGCGCGGCAGACATGAAAAGCAGTATTGCTTGTTTTATGATTGCGACCGAACGGTTTATTAATGACCACCCTCATCACAAAGGCTCAATCGGCTTTTTAATCACCAGTGATGAAGAAGGGCCAGCAATTGACGGTACGATAAAAGTAATCAAAACACTTGAAGATCGTAATGAAAAAATCGACTATTGCCTAGTCGGTGAACCCTCAAGTGATATTAAGCTGGGTGACTCAATTAAAAATGGTCGTCGCGGATCATTAAACGCCAAGTTAACTATTAAAGGCATACAAGGGCATATTGCCTACCCACAGCTAGCGGACAATCCAATACATAAAGCGTTACCCGCTTTAGCCGCATTAACTGGAATTGAATGGGATCAAGGAAATGATTACTTCCCACCTACTTCCCTACAAATATCTAACGTACAGTCAGGCACAGGCGCCACTAACGTAATCCCGGGTGAAATAGAAGTCATGTTCAACTTCCGTTTTTCTACCGAACATACCCCTGAGTCATTAAAACAAGGCGTGGTGGATTGTTTAGCGCCATTTAACCTAGACTACCAGCTTGACTGGAACCTATCAGGATTGCCATTTGTAACGCCTGCAGAAGGTCAACTGATACAAGCGACATCTGATGCGATTCAAAAAATCATGAATTACCGTCCAGACCTATCAACAGGCGGGGGTACTTCGGATGGTCGCTTTATAGCACCGACTGGCGCACAAGTAATTGAGTTTGGACCTTTAAACGACACTATTCACAAGGTCAACGAATGTGTTAGTGTTAAAGATCTAGATTTATTAACAGATATCTACTATCAAATAATGATTAATTTACTCATACCAAAGGCGTAA
- a CDS encoding ABC transporter permease codes for MKWLSLLIVIAWFAMAFGAFLVGESANLVDLTKLLAVPDWQSWLGYDELGRPLFERLLLGAQTSLFVALGVVVFSALIGTSIGIYSGFMGGWVDRIITKVIDVFLAFPGLLLAIGLAAVLGPGIENVIFALVAVGWVGYARLARAQTLSLRHREHIQAARALGVNQPVILYRHLLPLIIAPLGVEATFGFAGAVIAEAGLSFLGLGVQPPDASWGNMIREGTRYLLVAPHLVIVPGVALMLVVLAINVLGDRWRDRLDVKQNSPHL; via the coding sequence ATGAAGTGGTTGAGTTTGCTGATCGTAATAGCTTGGTTTGCAATGGCTTTCGGCGCCTTTTTGGTCGGGGAGTCTGCGAACCTAGTAGATTTGACTAAATTGCTGGCGGTTCCCGATTGGCAGAGTTGGTTGGGTTATGACGAGTTAGGTCGGCCTTTATTTGAGCGTTTATTACTTGGCGCACAAACCTCTTTGTTTGTGGCGTTGGGTGTGGTGGTTTTTTCAGCCTTGATAGGCACAAGTATTGGTATTTACAGCGGTTTTATGGGCGGTTGGGTCGATCGTATTATTACCAAAGTGATTGATGTGTTTTTGGCTTTTCCAGGCTTGCTGCTTGCGATTGGTCTGGCTGCGGTATTAGGCCCAGGCATTGAGAATGTGATTTTTGCTTTAGTAGCCGTGGGCTGGGTAGGCTATGCGCGTTTGGCGCGCGCTCAAACTTTGAGTTTACGCCATCGAGAACATATTCAAGCCGCGCGTGCATTGGGTGTCAATCAGCCGGTGATTCTATACCGACATTTGTTGCCGCTGATTATCGCACCACTGGGCGTTGAAGCTACGTTTGGCTTTGCCGGCGCGGTGATTGCAGAGGCGGGCTTATCATTTTTAGGGTTAGGTGTTCAGCCACCGGATGCGTCTTGGGGAAATATGATTCGTGAAGGCACGCGTTATTTGTTGGTGGCACCGCATTTGGTAATAGTGCCCGGTGTGGCTCTTATGCTGGTGGTATTAGCGATTAATGTATTGGGTGATCGTTGGCGAGATCGCTTGGATGTTAAACAAAATTCGCCGCACCTATAA
- a CDS encoding sodium-dependent transporter, whose translation MSLLKLSTQSWSSQTVFIMAAVGSAVGLGNIWKFPYIAGDNGGGAFVLVYLACILIIGLPILLSEIALGRTGQANPVQAMANVAHESDASRVWSGLGFNGVLAGLLILSFYTVIAGIAVAYFVTSVQGVFVDITSQQAQDLFEAKVASPWELLFWHSLVTLFTIVIVSKGIRSGLEKAINFMMPGLLIILLVLLAYATTTGFFGQSVAFMFTPDFSKLSWEAVLIALGHAFFTLSIGLGTMMAYGAYVNQNMSIVKASVWIVVMDTLIALMAGLVIFSVVFANDLAPGAGPGLLFQTLPIAFGQMVGGWFFGSLFFLLVVMAALSSAISLIEPAVSWFEQNWGIFAPKIGLDLGCNCLVDRPGYGTIL comes from the coding sequence ATGAGTCTTTTAAAACTTTCGACACAATCTTGGTCATCCCAGACCGTGTTTATTATGGCCGCCGTCGGCTCAGCGGTGGGTTTGGGTAATATTTGGAAGTTTCCTTATATTGCGGGTGACAATGGTGGCGGGGCGTTTGTACTTGTTTATTTGGCATGTATTTTAATTATCGGGTTACCGATTTTATTATCTGAAATCGCGTTGGGGCGCACCGGCCAAGCAAATCCAGTGCAGGCGATGGCTAATGTGGCTCATGAAAGTGATGCATCACGTGTTTGGTCGGGTTTGGGTTTCAACGGCGTGTTGGCGGGGTTATTGATTTTGTCGTTTTACACGGTGATCGCCGGTATTGCGGTGGCGTATTTTGTCACCAGTGTGCAAGGGGTGTTTGTTGATATAACTAGCCAGCAAGCGCAAGACTTGTTTGAGGCAAAAGTCGCGAGTCCTTGGGAATTATTGTTTTGGCATAGCTTGGTAACGCTGTTTACGATTGTGATTGTTTCAAAAGGTATCCGTAGCGGATTAGAGAAAGCGATCAATTTTATGATGCCAGGCTTATTGATTATATTGTTGGTGTTGTTAGCTTATGCGACCACTACCGGTTTTTTTGGACAAAGCGTGGCGTTTATGTTTACGCCAGATTTCTCTAAGCTTAGTTGGGAAGCGGTATTAATCGCACTTGGGCATGCTTTTTTTACGCTCAGTATTGGGTTAGGCACCATGATGGCTTATGGCGCTTATGTAAATCAGAATATGTCGATTGTTAAAGCCAGTGTTTGGATTGTGGTAATGGATACACTGATTGCGCTTATGGCAGGCCTGGTGATTTTTTCGGTCGTCTTTGCGAATGACTTGGCGCCAGGAGCTGGGCCTGGGTTGTTATTCCAAACCCTGCCCATTGCGTTTGGTCAGATGGTAGGCGGCTGGTTTTTTGGTAGCTTGTTCTTTTTACTTGTTGTGATGGCGGCTTTAAGTTCGGCAATTTCATTGATCGAACCGGCTGTCAGCTGGTTTGAACAGAATTGGGGGATATTCGCGCCGAAAATCGGCCTGGATCTTGGGTGCAATTGCTTGGTTGATCGGCCTGGGTACGGTACTATCCTTTAA
- a CDS encoding VOC family protein, with the protein MAKVVGFDHVSILVKDAQASLAFYQDLLGLSCLDRPNLGFDGYWLDLGVGQSLHIMQLPNPCEETVRPEHGGRDQHFALRVDSIDEFIAMLDEHNMSYTSSRSGRKAVFLRDLDHNAIELFEVG; encoded by the coding sequence GTGGCAAAAGTAGTCGGCTTCGACCATGTCAGTATTTTGGTGAAAGATGCGCAGGCGAGTTTAGCGTTTTATCAAGATTTATTGGGTTTAAGTTGCTTAGATCGACCCAATTTAGGTTTTGATGGTTATTGGTTAGACTTAGGTGTTGGTCAGAGTTTGCATATTATGCAGTTGCCAAATCCTTGTGAAGAAACCGTTCGTCCTGAGCATGGTGGACGAGATCAGCATTTTGCGTTAAGAGTGGATAGTATTGATGAATTTATTGCAATGCTTGATGAGCATAACATGTCTTATACGTCCAGTCGGTCAGGGCGAAAGGCCGTATTTTTAAGAGATTTGGATCACAACGCTATTGAGCTTTTTGAAGTCGGTTGA
- the dapD gene encoding 2,3,4,5-tetrahydropyridine-2,6-dicarboxylate N-succinyltransferase: protein MSADLQQIIEAAFERRAEITPKNVDAETKRAIQESLHLLDSGQMRVAERQSVGKWTVNEWLKKAVLLSFRTQDNIVMNSSETRYFDKVPSKFADYSQADFEAAGVRVVPPAMARHGSYIAPSTVLMPSYVNIGAYVDSGTMVDTWVTVGSCAQIGKNVHLSGGVGIGGVLEPLQAAPTIIEDNCFIGARSEVVEGVIVEEGSVISMGVYIGQSTRIYDRETGEIHYGRVPAGSVVVSGNLPSKDGTYSLYCAVIVKKVDAKTLGKVGINELLRDI from the coding sequence ATGTCTGCGGATCTACAGCAAATTATTGAAGCGGCGTTTGAACGCCGTGCCGAAATCACGCCAAAAAATGTTGACGCTGAAACCAAGCGTGCCATTCAAGAAAGCTTACATCTATTAGACAGTGGTCAAATGCGTGTGGCTGAACGTCAATCAGTCGGCAAATGGACGGTTAACGAATGGTTAAAAAAGGCCGTACTACTATCTTTCCGTACACAAGATAACATTGTGATGAATTCGTCTGAAACACGTTACTTTGACAAAGTGCCATCTAAGTTTGCTGACTATTCACAGGCCGACTTTGAAGCCGCTGGTGTTCGTGTTGTTCCACCAGCTATGGCACGTCACGGTTCTTATATTGCGCCTAGCACGGTTTTAATGCCGTCTTATGTCAACATCGGTGCCTATGTCGACTCCGGCACGATGGTGGATACCTGGGTAACAGTAGGATCTTGTGCGCAAATTGGTAAAAATGTTCACTTATCGGGTGGTGTTGGTATTGGTGGCGTACTTGAACCATTACAAGCTGCGCCAACTATTATCGAAGACAACTGTTTTATCGGAGCGCGCTCTGAAGTCGTAGAAGGCGTGATTGTTGAAGAAGGTTCCGTTATCTCAATGGGTGTTTATATCGGACAATCAACACGGATTTATGATCGCGAAACTGGCGAAATCCATTATGGTCGTGTACCGGCTGGCTCAGTTGTAGTATCCGGCAACCTTCCATCAAAAGATGGTACCTATAGCCTATACTGCGCAGTCATTGTGAAAAAAGTCGATGCCAAAACACTTGGTAAAGTCGGCATTAACGAATTATTACGCGATATTTAA
- the murB gene encoding UDP-N-acetylmuramate dehydrogenase — MHIQANYPITHLNTFNIATKTRYYVEVSKQSDIPVLRSDLKLASMPWTIMGDGSNILFTHDIEGVIVRCSFNKIKVVKEDHEGIWLSVGAGMNWHQLVEYTVKQNWWGLENLAYIPGTVGAAPVQNIGAYGTEARDTITRIQALNLYDGHRIEFRNADCEFGYRTSIFKRQFTNRLLVHRVTFRLRKLHAGQANLVYEPLKNYLQAQNLSSITPLDVFNAVVTLRQERLPDPKLFGNAGSFFENPIVSAEYFEQIQQEHGEIPNHKMLDGQYKIPAAWLIEQSGAHKLNHGRAAVSDKHALVLVNLGGATGKELVELSQMVQDEVMHKFGIHLEPEVNIL; from the coding sequence ATGCACATTCAAGCCAATTATCCGATTACTCATCTCAATACATTCAATATTGCAACTAAAACGCGTTATTACGTTGAGGTCAGTAAACAAAGCGATATTCCGGTTCTGCGCTCAGATTTAAAACTGGCTTCCATGCCTTGGACGATCATGGGAGATGGCAGCAATATTTTATTTACGCACGATATTGAAGGTGTCATTGTTCGCTGTAGCTTTAATAAAATAAAAGTCGTGAAAGAGGACCATGAAGGCATTTGGCTATCAGTTGGCGCAGGCATGAACTGGCATCAATTGGTTGAGTACACTGTCAAACAAAATTGGTGGGGTCTCGAAAACCTAGCTTATATTCCTGGAACAGTGGGGGCTGCGCCAGTACAAAACATTGGTGCTTATGGGACAGAAGCCCGCGACACCATCACCCGTATTCAAGCCTTAAACCTATATGATGGTCATCGTATTGAGTTTCGCAATGCCGACTGTGAGTTTGGTTATCGTACCAGTATCTTCAAACGCCAATTCACAAACCGCCTACTTGTTCATAGAGTAACCTTTCGTTTAAGAAAATTACATGCCGGTCAGGCCAACCTTGTATATGAACCGCTAAAGAACTACCTTCAAGCCCAAAACTTAAGTAGTATCACGCCACTAGATGTATTTAATGCAGTAGTCACCTTACGCCAAGAACGTTTGCCAGACCCCAAATTATTCGGAAATGCCGGCAGTTTTTTTGAAAACCCAATTGTCTCCGCTGAATACTTTGAGCAAATACAGCAAGAACATGGCGAAATTCCGAACCATAAAATGCTGGATGGTCAATACAAGATACCCGCTGCTTGGTTAATTGAACAATCCGGTGCGCATAAACTTAACCATGGCCGTGCGGCTGTATCTGATAAGCATGCATTAGTATTAGTTAATTTAGGCGGCGCGACTGGCAAAGAACTTGTTGAACTCTCTCAGATGGTGCAAGACGAAGTCATGCACAAATTCGGCATCCACCTCGAGCCAGAAGTGAATATTCTGTAA
- a CDS encoding Spx/MgsR family RNA polymerase-binding regulatory protein, with amino-acid sequence MMILYGISNCDTVRKARKYLESAGHNFQLHDFRKDGLTTQSIQSWLTYTDYSNLINKRSTSWKQLSDDEKLAIENKDLDLLTQYPTLIKRPVLQLDQTVLIGFKLEEYQKL; translated from the coding sequence ATGATGATTCTGTATGGCATTTCAAATTGCGACACTGTTCGCAAGGCACGAAAATATTTAGAGTCTGCTGGTCACAACTTCCAGCTCCATGACTTTCGCAAAGATGGCTTAACCACCCAATCCATTCAGTCTTGGTTAACCTATACCGACTACTCAAATTTAATTAATAAACGCAGCACTAGCTGGAAACAGCTTTCGGACGACGAAAAATTGGCGATTGAAAATAAAGATTTAGACCTGCTAACACAGTACCCGACCTTAATTAAACGCCCGGTTCTTCAACTTGACCAAACGGTGTTGATCGGCTTCAAACTGGAAGAATATCAAAAATTATGA
- a CDS encoding cyclic nucleotide-binding domain-containing protein gives MSSNDILTLSQSVLGADLSESECKALLDISKKRNLQKEDILFKEGDSDEQLYVVVSGKIDVIKNLGAKDETIMATLTAGSLAGELSFIDGEPHSMTLRSRKDSEVIILNRSDFEGLITTQPHAVYNVMRAIVRASHKLQRDLNTRFMEMNRFVTNQYM, from the coding sequence ATGAGTTCAAACGACATCTTAACACTTTCACAGTCGGTCTTAGGCGCTGACTTATCGGAATCAGAATGCAAAGCTCTATTAGATATTAGTAAAAAAAGAAACCTACAAAAAGAAGATATCTTATTCAAGGAAGGCGATTCTGATGAGCAGTTATACGTTGTAGTATCTGGAAAAATTGATGTCATTAAAAACTTAGGTGCTAAAGATGAGACCATTATGGCGACCTTAACGGCCGGTTCTCTCGCTGGCGAATTGAGTTTTATAGATGGAGAGCCTCACTCGATGACATTAAGAAGTCGCAAAGATAGTGAAGTCATTATTTTAAACCGTAGCGATTTTGAAGGCTTGATTACAACCCAGCCGCACGCGGTTTATAATGTGATGCGGGCAATTGTTCGAGCATCCCATAAATTGCAGCGCGATTTAAATACTCGTTTTATGGAAATGAACCGCTTTGTCACTAACCAGTATATGTAA